From a single Fluviispira sanaruensis genomic region:
- a CDS encoding TniB family NTP-binding protein, translated as MIEVNFNNAFSLEHLIPQMRQIVLLPNEERIAHIRADRWIGYSKAQEAISKLQKLIDHPKRQRMPNLLIVSPTNNGKSMIIEKFKRMHKIISCENIPKEIIPIVALQMPSDPTIARFYSMLLYNLGAPVTMKCKVADLEHVALKLLKQLSTRMIIIDELHNILAGRINVQREFLNLIRFIGNELQIPIVCLGIREAYLAIRTDDQLENRFEPHILPLWEDDREFSSLLMSVTSTLPLKLPSFLLEKEIRQYILRKTEATIGEIISLISRTAILAIESGQENIDLKLLMQADYDSPTERRNKFERELQ; from the coding sequence ATGATTGAAGTGAATTTTAATAATGCTTTTTCCCTCGAACATCTAATACCGCAAATGAGGCAAATAGTTTTATTACCTAATGAAGAACGCATAGCGCATATTCGTGCAGATAGATGGATTGGTTATTCAAAAGCGCAAGAAGCTATTTCCAAACTTCAAAAACTTATTGATCATCCTAAACGCCAAAGGATGCCAAACCTCCTCATTGTTAGTCCTACAAATAATGGAAAATCAATGATTATCGAAAAGTTTAAACGCATGCATAAAATAATTTCTTGCGAAAATATCCCTAAAGAAATTATCCCAATCGTAGCACTACAAATGCCAAGTGATCCAACAATAGCAAGATTTTATTCCATGCTTCTCTATAATCTAGGTGCTCCCGTCACTATGAAATGTAAAGTAGCAGATTTAGAACATGTCGCTTTAAAATTATTGAAGCAATTGTCCACTCGAATGATCATCATTGACGAACTTCATAATATCCTTGCTGGTAGGATAAATGTGCAAAGGGAATTCCTTAACCTAATCCGTTTTATTGGAAATGAACTTCAAATCCCTATTGTCTGCCTTGGGATTAGAGAGGCCTATCTTGCTATACGTACAGATGATCAACTCGAAAACCGCTTTGAACCACACATTTTACCATTGTGGGAAGATGATAGGGAGTTTTCAAGTTTACTTATGAGTGTTACATCTACTTTACCATTAAAACTTCCTTCGTTTTTATTAGAAAAAGAAATACGTCAATATATTTTAAGGAAAACGGAAGCCACCATAGGAGAAATTATTTCTCTAATTTCTAGAACCGCTATTCTGGCAATTGAAAGTGGCCAAGAAAATATCGATTTAAAATTATTAATGCAAGCGGATTATGACTCCCCAACGGAAAGACGGAATAAATTTGAACGTGAGTTGCAATAA
- a CDS encoding TniQ family protein encodes MAKRFPIWPHPYKLEALSSWIMRIAGYYRIDVDTLFEIGFLIKKPISWWDIDVSPSPELLNKISINTGLSLKYLIEMTIEGNSPWVIDSIKPIYDFEFTQLTAPFCILNRNLPYINMNSNSKKSLLPWIPNVPWKSTRINRFCPICIENKDLDLPRLLVWRTALVSSCLRHDCLLVETSDKPWDQLAWKENIINTKYLHTWLDGVTLKAIETGYARLGKEEIHVNIWVRFLRSLFHELTIKSRDYKDQECIKRIWQYAGIQKPKSKVFELLEIKDRANVIKCAAYLLQDFPNQILSFMPKSRNLNQIFIPNFISKYIGSNEIYYDLFVKNKEHSNNITSNIKNGENFLPAAMLFNSLIQKIIDKNKNKIHKRTIKGAESSLNSNKTKQVINNKSSEESLSDNM; translated from the coding sequence ATGGCAAAAAGATTCCCAATATGGCCTCATCCCTATAAATTAGAAGCATTAAGCTCATGGATTATGAGGATAGCTGGTTATTATAGGATTGATGTTGATACTTTATTTGAAATTGGATTCTTGATCAAAAAACCAATTTCTTGGTGGGATATTGATGTCTCTCCTAGTCCTGAATTATTAAATAAAATTTCAATAAATACAGGTTTGTCTTTGAAATATTTAATTGAAATGACTATTGAAGGAAATTCTCCTTGGGTGATTGATTCAATTAAACCTATTTATGATTTTGAATTTACACAACTCACGGCTCCATTTTGTATTTTAAATCGCAATTTGCCTTATATCAATATGAATTCAAATTCTAAAAAATCATTGCTTCCCTGGATACCAAATGTTCCATGGAAATCAACCCGTATAAACCGCTTTTGTCCAATATGCATAGAAAATAAAGATTTGGATCTACCAAGATTGCTCGTATGGAGGACAGCATTAGTGTCATCTTGCTTACGGCATGACTGCTTACTCGTTGAGACGAGTGATAAACCTTGGGATCAATTAGCTTGGAAAGAAAATATTATAAATACAAAATATTTACACACTTGGCTTGATGGTGTCACTCTCAAAGCTATTGAAACAGGTTATGCAAGACTTGGGAAAGAAGAAATTCATGTGAACATTTGGGTTCGGTTCTTAAGAAGCCTTTTCCATGAACTTACAATTAAAAGCAGGGATTATAAAGATCAAGAATGCATAAAAAGAATTTGGCAATATGCTGGTATCCAGAAACCAAAGAGCAAAGTATTTGAACTTTTAGAGATAAAAGATAGGGCTAATGTAATAAAATGCGCTGCATATTTATTACAAGATTTTCCAAACCAAATACTTTCCTTTATGCCAAAGAGTAGGAATTTAAATCAAATTTTTATTCCCAATTTCATTTCTAAATATATCGGCTCAAATGAAATCTATTATGATCTCTTCGTAAAAAATAAAGAACATTCAAATAATATAACAAGCAATATTAAAAACGGGGAAAACTTTCTACCAGCCGCAATGTTATTTAATTCTTTAATTCAAAAAATCATTGATAAAAACAAAAATAAAATTCATAAAAGAACAATAAAAGGCGCAGAATCATCATTAAATTCTAATAAAACTAAACAGGTAATTAACAATAAATCATCAGAGGAATCGTTAAGCGACAATATGTAA
- a CDS encoding methyl-accepting chemotaxis protein — protein sequence MLNNFSIKRKMIYWNIFILILFSISLIFIGNDSINRLMNEKRTQIKNLSDSFASLIFEFVKLEKEGKISHEEAVSRVKMILNAVRYDGDNYYFIGDYDRRQIVNPKRPKDDGVIQNSQQYHKFVEISLKNNGPEFLSYYTSKPGFTGEFPKLTYLVPIPEWKWYIGTGIYIDDVDRQKSKNIMVIGIITSIITIFLMFGGVKIANFISVPLSLLTNLLKKSSLKMNEESTQLTIMSEEVGKSSREQASSIQETAAAISEVTSMISRTSSLTLNSENLSKTINKQTELGNHAVKDMVASMASIQEASKKLTEIEAIITQIENKAVVINDIVTKTELLSLNASIESARAGEYGKGFAVVAEEVGNLAKTSGKSSKEISELLEKSRENVKNILELTLSRVSEGQLKTEEVSNIFNKIIKDVNDIQIQMSQITEATREQEIGLKQISEAMTKIDISAINNLKNAEKSVLSSSKILEISRDLKSITSKTEDIVFGEKKA from the coding sequence ATGTTAAATAATTTTAGTATTAAGAGAAAAATGATTTATTGGAATATTTTTATATTAATTCTATTTTCAATATCATTAATATTTATAGGAAATGATTCCATAAATAGACTCATGAATGAAAAGAGAACTCAAATTAAAAATCTTAGTGATTCTTTTGCTTCTTTAATTTTTGAGTTCGTAAAATTAGAAAAAGAAGGTAAAATATCGCATGAAGAAGCTGTATCAAGAGTTAAAATGATATTAAATGCTGTAAGATATGATGGAGATAATTATTATTTTATAGGTGACTATGACAGGAGACAGATTGTAAACCCTAAGCGGCCTAAAGATGATGGCGTTATTCAAAATTCACAACAATATCATAAATTTGTTGAAATATCATTAAAAAATAATGGCCCAGAATTTTTATCTTATTATACATCAAAGCCAGGTTTCACTGGAGAGTTTCCAAAACTTACTTATTTAGTCCCAATCCCTGAATGGAAATGGTACATTGGAACTGGTATTTATATAGATGATGTGGATAGACAAAAGTCTAAGAACATCATGGTAATTGGTATAATTACTTCAATTATTACCATTTTTTTAATGTTCGGAGGAGTTAAAATAGCTAATTTTATTTCAGTACCACTATCTTTGCTCACAAATCTACTGAAAAAATCATCATTAAAAATGAATGAAGAATCTACTCAATTAACAATAATGAGTGAGGAAGTTGGAAAATCCTCAAGAGAACAGGCAAGCTCAATTCAAGAAACGGCAGCAGCAATATCTGAAGTAACAAGTATGATTTCAAGGACTTCTAGTCTCACATTGAATTCAGAAAATTTATCTAAAACAATAAATAAGCAAACTGAATTAGGCAATCATGCAGTAAAAGACATGGTTGCGTCAATGGCATCAATTCAAGAAGCGAGTAAAAAACTCACAGAAATTGAAGCAATAATTACGCAAATTGAAAATAAAGCTGTTGTTATAAATGATATTGTTACGAAAACAGAATTACTTTCATTGAATGCATCTATTGAATCTGCAAGAGCTGGAGAATATGGTAAAGGATTTGCTGTTGTAGCTGAAGAGGTAGGTAATTTAGCTAAGACGAGTGGAAAGTCGTCAAAAGAAATCAGCGAACTTCTTGAAAAAAGTAGAGAGAATGTTAAAAATATTCTAGAATTAACCTTGTCTAGAGTATCTGAAGGGCAGCTTAAAACTGAAGAAGTATCAAACATATTTAATAAAATTATAAAAGATGTAAATGATATTCAAATTCAAATGAGCCAGATCACAGAAGCGACTAGAGAACAGGAAATTGGTCTAAAACAAATATCAGAAGCAATGACAAAAATTGATATTTCAGCTATAAATAATTTGAAAAACGCTGAAAAATCTGTACTTTCTTCATCTAAAATATTAGAGATAAGCCGTGATTTGAAATCCATCACTTCTAAAACGGAAGATATTGTTTTTGGAGAAAAGAAAGCATAA
- a CDS encoding methyl-accepting chemotaxis protein — protein MSKKSLSYKLNISIVILLTLILAAALYTIFMINKTQSYALETGESWLPSVLSTSEMSEGVSKYARRILGLLSTSLINTGDDDKKTKAEDIKALDKYGQNIEANLEKHKKLVSSPEEQALLDDVFTKWKIYDNAAREGLDINQQGKKAEALKFVLSKARIAAADLESAVKKLAIYNYNGGVKSTEKGKHLTTITNITMSCIIGSSIFIAILIFNIIRNTTGSLSIAFENLKNQSISTAEIASSLKKGSNILSESVSEQAASIHETSAAINEITSMVNRTAENAKESTNVATSASAKTESGQKTMQMLVTAMETIQESNNELQNIAEIINQINTKTAVINDIVSKTELLSLNASIESARAGEYGKGFAVVAEEVGNLAKVSGKSAQDIQALITTSQEQVNKILGLTKERVNSGKKVTAEAQESFHEISADISNMASVIQQISDATREQEIGIRQISLAMSNIDKATQKSQTAVNSTSESSSDLISQSEKLDSTANYIGFLIKGES, from the coding sequence ATGTCTAAGAAAAGTTTGTCATATAAATTAAATATATCAATAGTAATTTTATTAACACTCATCTTAGCAGCTGCACTATATACTATATTTATGATCAATAAAACTCAATCTTACGCTCTCGAAACAGGAGAAAGCTGGTTGCCTAGTGTTTTATCTACAAGTGAAATGAGTGAAGGGGTTAGTAAATATGCAAGAAGAATCCTTGGATTATTAAGCACTTCTTTGATAAATACTGGTGATGATGATAAAAAAACTAAAGCTGAAGATATAAAAGCTTTAGATAAATATGGACAAAATATTGAGGCTAATCTTGAAAAACATAAGAAACTAGTAAGCAGTCCTGAAGAACAAGCTCTTTTAGATGATGTTTTTACAAAATGGAAAATTTACGATAACGCTGCTAGGGAAGGGCTTGATATTAATCAACAAGGAAAAAAAGCTGAAGCTTTAAAATTTGTCCTTTCAAAAGCAAGAATAGCAGCGGCAGATTTAGAATCTGCAGTAAAAAAGCTTGCAATATATAATTACAATGGTGGTGTTAAATCAACAGAAAAAGGGAAGCATTTAACGACAATCACAAATATTACAATGTCCTGTATTATAGGATCTTCAATCTTTATTGCTATATTAATTTTCAATATCATTAGAAATACAACTGGTTCATTAAGTATAGCGTTTGAAAATTTAAAAAATCAGAGCATTTCTACTGCAGAAATTGCTTCCTCTCTAAAAAAAGGCTCTAATATATTATCTGAATCTGTGAGTGAACAAGCTGCTTCAATTCATGAGACGAGTGCTGCTATAAATGAAATAACAAGTATGGTTAATAGAACAGCTGAAAATGCAAAAGAATCGACTAATGTAGCAACAAGTGCATCTGCTAAAACAGAGTCAGGGCAAAAAACTATGCAGATGCTTGTAACCGCAATGGAGACGATACAAGAATCAAATAATGAATTACAGAATATTGCAGAAATTATTAATCAAATCAATACGAAAACAGCAGTAATAAATGACATAGTTTCTAAAACAGAACTGCTTTCTTTAAATGCTTCTATTGAATCTGCTAGAGCCGGTGAATATGGGAAAGGATTTGCAGTTGTGGCAGAGGAGGTAGGTAATTTAGCAAAAGTAAGTGGAAAATCTGCTCAAGATATTCAAGCTCTTATTACAACAAGCCAAGAACAAGTGAATAAAATTCTTGGACTTACAAAAGAAAGAGTAAACAGTGGAAAAAAAGTTACTGCTGAAGCCCAAGAGTCTTTTCATGAAATATCTGCTGATATCTCAAATATGGCAAGTGTAATCCAACAAATATCTGATGCAACACGAGAACAAGAAATTGGAATTAGGCAAATATCATTAGCAATGTCTAATATAGATAAAGCAACTCAGAAAAGTCAAACTGCAGTGAATTCTACCTCAGAATCTTCTTCCGATCTTATCAGCCAAAGTGAGAAATTAGATTCGACAGCAAATTATATTGGATTTCTTATAAAAGGAGAATCTTAA
- a CDS encoding substrate-binding periplasmic protein, which produces MSYKRSIIIICTIYSTSVSPKSLIVNTQEWPPYQYFQGNKLEGSATKVVECVLKKMNLNYQIKVLPWKRAQEEVKLGQAQAFFSAGITDERNSYAVPTKKIESYKWYWYLKSNSSFNPNLKEFKEKAEVAAKLGTGPETFLIEQKYNLVSSPKDISNLFDMLEAKRFDAFLSPKEPATDEMKKRNWNKSKFKIIFHSENPLVFYFSKKFILNNKKVVNQFNSFIKECSIIIP; this is translated from the coding sequence ATGTCATACAAAAGATCTATAATTATCATTTGTACAATATATTCAACTTCAGTTTCTCCAAAAAGCTTAATTGTTAATACTCAAGAATGGCCTCCATATCAATATTTTCAAGGAAATAAATTAGAAGGCTCCGCAACGAAGGTTGTAGAATGTGTTTTAAAAAAAATGAACTTGAATTATCAAATTAAAGTTTTACCATGGAAAAGAGCACAAGAAGAAGTTAAATTAGGTCAAGCTCAAGCTTTTTTTTCAGCAGGAATAACTGATGAACGAAATAGCTACGCAGTTCCAACTAAAAAAATAGAAAGTTATAAATGGTATTGGTATTTAAAAAGTAATTCTTCTTTTAATCCTAATTTAAAAGAGTTTAAAGAAAAAGCTGAAGTTGCTGCAAAATTAGGAACAGGACCAGAAACATTTTTAATCGAACAAAAATATAATCTTGTTTCATCACCAAAAGATATTAGCAATCTCTTTGATATGTTAGAGGCAAAGCGATTTGATGCATTCCTTTCTCCAAAAGAACCCGCAACTGATGAGATGAAGAAACGAAATTGGAATAAGAGCAAATTCAAAATAATTTTTCATTCTGAAAATCCACTGGTATTCTATTTTTCTAAAAAATTTATTTTGAATAATAAAAAAGTAGTGAACCAATTTAACTCATTTATAAAAGAATGTTCTATTATAATACCTTAA
- a CDS encoding recombinase family protein produces the protein MLIGYARVSTLDQNLDLQEKALQKSGCNKIFVDKASGSRSARPGLEKSLEQLREGDTFIVWKLDRLGRNIKDLIDFVKDLEAKKIEFKSLTDNIDTSTPSGRFFFHTMAALAQMERELIIERTKAGLKAAKERGRIGGRKRRMTPNKLESAKKLLSSGTPPKDVAMSLGVSIPTLYRWLPAHTHSEAS, from the coding sequence ATGCTTATTGGATATGCAAGGGTTTCAACGCTAGACCAAAATTTAGATTTGCAAGAAAAAGCATTACAAAAATCGGGTTGCAACAAAATTTTTGTGGATAAGGCAAGCGGAAGTCGTTCTGCACGACCTGGATTGGAAAAATCTCTTGAGCAGTTAAGAGAAGGCGATACTTTTATCGTTTGGAAATTAGATCGACTTGGAAGAAACATCAAAGACCTAATTGATTTTGTAAAAGATCTTGAAGCTAAAAAAATCGAATTTAAAAGCCTCACTGATAATATCGACACATCAACCCCATCTGGACGATTCTTCTTTCATACAATGGCAGCTCTCGCTCAGATGGAACGGGAACTTATTATTGAGCGAACAAAAGCTGGGTTAAAAGCCGCAAAGGAACGGGGTAGAATTGGTGGCAGGAAAAGAAGAATGACTCCAAATAAGCTAGAATCTGCAAAAAAATTATTAAGCAGTGGAACCCCTCCAAAAGATGTGGCAATGAGTTTGGGAGTTTCTATTCCTACTCTGTATCGCTGGCTGCCAGCTCATACTCACTCTGAAGCTTCATAA
- a CDS encoding DUF1028 domain-containing protein: MENDILGYDHENKEFGIAICSAIPCVGEYFAFGDGSAGVIAAQGSCNPYNGLKSINFLKEGSSPSEIIAKLKDSDELIQKRQIAIISNCGLMTCFTGENLGNGVKGHIIGKNFIACGNTLEDLNTLNIMKDTFEKSNEKSLYLKLLHALKMGDSTEADIRGRQSAGLHVYSIKNDYPIIKVNIDDDINPVKSLEEKVANFIRSFYQIIPFFPQRDGKQISPKTNSKEEKIFAEFKKNVLIRNFQFEKNI, encoded by the coding sequence ATGGAAAATGACATCTTAGGATATGACCATGAAAATAAGGAATTCGGAATAGCAATTTGTTCAGCTATCCCTTGCGTTGGTGAATATTTTGCTTTCGGTGATGGATCCGCAGGTGTAATCGCGGCACAAGGATCCTGCAATCCTTACAATGGTTTAAAATCGATAAATTTTTTAAAAGAAGGATCTTCTCCAAGTGAAATTATCGCTAAATTAAAGGATTCGGATGAACTAATTCAAAAAAGACAAATTGCAATTATTTCAAATTGCGGGCTAATGACCTGTTTTACTGGAGAAAATCTAGGTAATGGTGTTAAAGGACACATTATTGGAAAAAACTTTATAGCGTGCGGAAATACTTTAGAAGATCTAAATACTTTAAACATAATGAAAGATACATTTGAAAAATCAAATGAAAAATCTCTTTATTTAAAACTACTTCATGCTCTTAAAATGGGTGATTCAACAGAAGCAGATATCAGAGGCAGACAATCGGCCGGACTGCATGTGTATTCTATTAAAAATGATTATCCTATCATTAAAGTAAATATTGATGATGATATAAATCCAGTTAAAAGTTTAGAAGAAAAAGTTGCTAATTTTATTAGAAGTTTTTATCAAATTATTCCATTTTTTCCTCAAAGAGACGGAAAACAAATTTCACCTAAAACAAACAGTAAAGAAGAAAAAATATTTGCTGAATTCAAAAAAAATGTTCTGATAAGAAATTTTCAGTTTGAAAAAAACATCTGA
- a CDS encoding helix-turn-helix domain-containing protein has translation MIISGTYGEESNIWIAYIKELNFNVAASNKAELFQNIRESIKQLDKKQNFFEVNDNADASTFQIKFINMSLFSAFVFKSLRNKEKVSQYKIADKLNVSRTSYSQYEVPTIEPTLTKFFDILKALGYEVELNIKKIRRL, from the coding sequence ATGATAATTTCAGGAACTTATGGCGAAGAATCAAATATCTGGATCGCTTATATTAAAGAATTAAATTTTAATGTAGCGGCTTCTAATAAAGCAGAACTTTTTCAAAACATAAGAGAATCAATTAAGCAATTAGATAAAAAGCAAAACTTTTTTGAAGTGAATGACAATGCAGATGCTTCAACATTTCAGATTAAATTTATAAATATGTCCTTATTTTCAGCATTTGTTTTTAAATCGTTAAGAAATAAGGAAAAAGTATCTCAATATAAGATTGCAGATAAACTCAATGTTTCAAGGACTTCATATTCCCAATACGAAGTCCCAACTATTGAGCCAACATTGACAAAATTTTTTGATATATTAAAAGCACTTGGATATGAAGTTGAGCTTAACATCAAAAAAATTAGACGTTTATAA
- a CDS encoding AAA family ATPase, protein MIIEMMQYYGLTKELKNAGYFVDESYGPMFEDLKKYMPSGDLIALTGPIGVGKTSSLHKIMIDLEKEGNILVVSSLSIDKNKVNLNTLIDAMVADLADEETITLHKRTELRMRQIQKLITRRNVPVAIFIDEAHDLPMQTLIELKRLMELISKAGGRLAIVLVGHPRLKFELHRASMQEIGMRTQHVIMKGIDGCEEKFFDWMLSSCLESNVKVSDIFTPGARKTIISKLKTPLEMECYTWRVLSEGYLTAEKPISESTVCDVIGKNFDSLESRLTRQGYPIGRLSESIGVSVSEIKDYQKGRLPAGRAHEIDDELTQLGIAIGATR, encoded by the coding sequence ATGATAATTGAAATGATGCAGTATTACGGCCTAACAAAAGAACTGAAAAATGCAGGATATTTTGTGGATGAAAGCTATGGGCCAATGTTTGAAGATCTTAAAAAATATATGCCTTCGGGCGATCTTATTGCCTTAACCGGTCCAATTGGGGTGGGAAAAACAAGCTCACTGCATAAAATAATGATCGATTTAGAAAAAGAGGGGAATATTCTTGTTGTATCTAGCCTCTCGATTGATAAAAATAAGGTTAATTTAAATACTTTAATTGATGCTATGGTAGCAGATCTTGCAGATGAAGAAACTATCACCCTCCATAAACGTACTGAGCTGCGAATGAGGCAAATACAAAAGTTGATAACAAGACGTAATGTACCAGTGGCTATATTCATCGATGAAGCCCATGATTTACCAATGCAAACCCTTATTGAACTCAAACGCTTAATGGAACTTATTTCAAAAGCTGGAGGAAGGCTTGCCATTGTCCTTGTAGGACATCCACGATTGAAATTTGAACTCCACAGGGCATCTATGCAAGAAATAGGGATGCGGACCCAGCATGTCATCATGAAAGGGATTGATGGTTGCGAGGAAAAGTTTTTTGATTGGATGCTTTCTTCTTGCCTTGAGTCAAATGTTAAAGTCTCTGACATTTTTACTCCAGGAGCGAGAAAGACCATTATCTCAAAGCTTAAAACCCCATTAGAAATGGAATGCTACACTTGGAGGGTTTTGTCAGAGGGATATTTAACTGCTGAAAAACCTATTTCAGAAAGTACGGTTTGTGATGTTATTGGAAAGAATTTTGATTCTCTAGAATCCCGTTTAACTCGCCAAGGTTATCCAATTGGACGCTTATCAGAGAGCATTGGAGTATCCGTTTCTGAAATTAAAGATTATCAGAAGGGAAGATTGCCAGCGGGAAGGGCTCATGAAATAGATGATGAGCTTACCCAACTTGGAATTGCAATCGGAGCAACCAGATAA
- a CDS encoding DDE-type integrase/transposase/recombinase, with translation MNRKPIPQEAIINLRKHLDSLPLKSPGRSAFIEEMAKLYGVTPSTIYRQLSRSSRPNSVNRKDRGTPRNIDKEEMLKYCEIIAAVKIRNTNKKERNVSTASAILLLESGIQHGNETIKISKGLLKKATVNRFLAQLGLDKTGLDLQKPVTRFQAKHSNECWQFDLSQSDLKYLDIMPDWVDPKHGKAILMLYSVVDDRSGVSYQEYHVVYGEDVIAALMFLFNAMSKKENDNFPFQGIPKIIYMDNGPIAKSAVFQRAMQNLGVEMRCHMPRNTDGRRVTARSKGKVERPFRTVKELHETLYHFHKPKDEKEANKWLFPFLIRYSQMPHRSQECTRIEDWIKNIPEEGIRQMCTWERFSSLVREPVERTVNSDCTISLDGVVYSVDHEFMGKTVIVWNGMFESDIFIEFEGAKYGPFQQTGAPLQLNKYRSYKKTEAEKRIDKIEKIANELSIPRETMDTIHLRPNNETKSFPSDTIRMRPFADPDPFYEIRFPSEYAARKFIAHTIGIPLGKLPQEKLNDLHSFLSKTLEKDKILEWIQQELNLRQASS, from the coding sequence ATGAACCGGAAACCAATCCCTCAAGAAGCCATAATCAACCTACGGAAACACCTTGACAGCCTTCCTTTAAAGTCCCCAGGGAGAAGCGCATTTATAGAAGAAATGGCTAAATTATATGGAGTAACTCCGAGTACAATATATCGCCAGCTTTCCCGATCTTCACGCCCAAATTCAGTAAACCGAAAAGATAGGGGAACTCCTCGCAACATTGATAAAGAGGAAATGCTTAAATATTGTGAAATCATTGCTGCCGTAAAAATCAGGAATACTAATAAAAAGGAAAGAAATGTATCGACAGCATCTGCAATCTTACTTTTAGAATCAGGGATCCAGCACGGTAATGAAACGATAAAAATTTCAAAAGGCTTATTAAAAAAAGCGACTGTGAACAGGTTTCTTGCCCAATTGGGGTTAGATAAAACAGGACTTGATCTTCAGAAGCCTGTAACGAGATTCCAAGCCAAACACTCAAATGAATGCTGGCAATTCGATTTAAGCCAATCCGACCTTAAATACTTAGACATAATGCCAGATTGGGTAGATCCAAAGCATGGCAAGGCAATATTAATGCTTTATAGCGTAGTTGATGACAGAAGTGGTGTTTCCTATCAAGAATATCATGTCGTATATGGAGAAGATGTTATTGCCGCATTAATGTTTCTTTTTAACGCTATGTCAAAAAAAGAAAATGATAATTTTCCTTTTCAAGGTATTCCAAAAATTATCTATATGGACAATGGACCAATTGCAAAAAGTGCGGTTTTTCAACGTGCGATGCAAAACCTAGGTGTTGAAATGAGATGTCATATGCCTCGAAACACGGATGGCAGAAGGGTTACCGCCAGATCTAAAGGAAAAGTTGAAAGGCCATTCCGAACAGTCAAAGAACTTCATGAAACTTTATACCATTTCCACAAACCAAAAGATGAAAAAGAAGCAAACAAATGGCTTTTTCCATTTTTAATTCGCTATTCACAGATGCCTCATAGAAGTCAGGAATGTACACGCATTGAGGACTGGATTAAAAATATTCCAGAAGAAGGTATTCGCCAAATGTGTACATGGGAACGCTTTTCTTCTCTCGTTAGAGAGCCTGTTGAGAGGACTGTAAATTCTGATTGTACTATTTCCCTTGATGGTGTTGTTTATTCTGTTGACCATGAGTTTATGGGTAAAACTGTAATTGTTTGGAATGGAATGTTTGAAAGTGATATTTTCATAGAGTTTGAAGGAGCAAAATATGGTCCCTTCCAACAAACAGGGGCTCCTTTACAATTAAATAAATATAGATCATATAAGAAAACGGAAGCCGAAAAAAGAATTGATAAAATAGAAAAGATAGCAAATGAGCTATCTATACCAAGGGAAACTATGGATACAATCCATCTTCGCCCAAATAATGAAACGAAAAGTTTCCCTTCAGACACTATCCGTATGCGCCCCTTTGCCGATCCTGACCCATTTTATGAAATACGTTTCCCTTCAGAATATGCCGCAAGAAAGTTCATTGCGCATACCATAGGTATTCCTTTGGGGAAATTACCACAGGAAAAATTAAATGATCTTCATAGCTTCTTGTCAAAGACCTTGGAAAAAGACAAAATCTTGGAATGGATTCAACAGGAGCTAAATCTAAGGCAAGCAAGTTCATGA